The genomic interval CGCGAGGGAAGAGGTCCACCGTGGAGAGGGTGCGCGTGCCCGCCTGCGTGGTGGTTTCGGGCGAGAGGCCGGACTCCATCTCCTCCAGCTCCCGCTTCGCCGCGGCCAGGTCCGCCGCCGCGCCGGGCCAGCCCAGCGCCTGGCCCAACTCGCCGCGCGCCTCGAGGGACAGCGCGCGCTCGTGCCGCATCTGCTGCGCCTCGGCGACTTGCCGCGACTGCTCCAGCCAGCGCCGCGCGCGCCGGGGGTGTCCTCGCAGGGCGGCGACCAGGCCCCGCTCCCTCAGCGCCCGTGGCAGGTTGTTGCGGTAGGTGCGCGCCAGCACGTGGGCATGTCTCGCCGTGACCTCGGCGCGCTCGAGCAGGACTTCTCGACGGGCGGCCGCCAGCGGAGACGCGGCCTCGGCGAGCCGTCGTCGCGCGGTGGCGAGCAGGGGGAGGATGGGGGCGAGGAAGTCCCGCCGGGGATGGGGGCTCGTCACGCGCCGCGCGGCGTGCTCCAGCAGCTCCACGGCGCCCGCGGGGTCTCCACGGCGCAGCCGCACCAGGGCTCCGGCCTGGAGCACACCCGAGTGGCTCTGCGGGTCCGCCGGGTCGGGGTGGGCCAGCTCGTCCGCCAGCAACGCGTCCGGAATCCTCCCATCGGAGGCCTTGGCCCAGGCCTCCAGGCCCAGCCGCACCGAGTAGCGGTCTCCCAGCGCGACGGCCCTCGCGTGCAGGCGCTGGCTGGTCTCCTGGGCCTCGCGCAGCCGGCCCAATCTGTAGAGCGACAGGGCCATGTGGAAGGCGGCGTTGTTCACCTCCCACGGGTCGCCGGTGCGCTCCAGCAGGTGAATCGCCCGCGAGCACTTGTCGATGCACTCATGGAAGCGGGAGGCGCCGTAGCAGGCGAGCCCGTAGAAGTGCAGCGACTGTCCTTGTCCCCACACGTCGTTCTGCTCCTGGCGCAGGGCCAGGGACTTCTCCGCGTAGGTGAAGGCGCGGCGGAACCAGGGCAGGGTGTTCATCGCGGGCGAGTGCTCCGAGTACGCCTGCGCCAGCTCGGGCGTGGGGGGATAACGCTCCGCGAGGTTCAGCTCGCGCAGGTGCGCCCACAGCACGGCCTTGCGCGCGCGCTGGTACCAGTAGCCATACGCCAGCCGGCTGTAGATGCGCACCGCCTGGAGGTCCTGCTCCGCGTCCTTCAGTTCGCGGCGCGCGAGGAACCAGCGCGGGGCCAGGGTGTGCGCCGCCTGCGTCAGGACCTCCCAGGCCGCGCACGCGGTGGAGGGCAGCCCGCGCCGAGGCACCCGGCGTCCCATCAGCTCCAGCCCCTGCTCCAGCGCGAGGATGGCCTTGGCGAAGTCGCCGCGCTTGAAGGCGACCTCTCCCAGCCGCCCCAGGATGCGTGCCCGCTCCATCCGGTCCCCGGCGAGCGCGAGGGCCCGCTCGAACTGGTGGCGCGCCTCGGTGTACTGGCCTCGCAGCATGAGGACCTGTCCCAGTCCCGCCGCGACGCGAAAGCGGGTGCTCGTGTCCGCGCCCGCCGCGCCTCGCTCGGCGATGCGGTAGTTCAGCTCGGAGGACTCGAGCGCGAAGCGGCTCCGGGCCAGCTCCGCGGCCATCAGCGCATGGGGCAGCGCCTGGGCGCGCTCTCCCGCCGCGTCGAAGTGGTAGGCCAGCTCGAACGGGTCCACCGGGAGCTGCCGCGCCGCCGAGCTCGCCGCCCGCCGGTGCAGGTCGCGCCGCTGCCGCGCTGTCAGCATGTCCAGCAGCACCTCGCGCAGCTTGTCGTGGACGAAGGTGTAGCGCGTGCCTTCCTCCCACAGCATGTGCCGTCGTCGAGGCTCCTCCAGCGCTTCGCGCACCTCATCCGGTGAGGCGCCCGACAGCGCTTCCACCTGCGCGCGCTCGAAGGACTTGCCCAGCACCGCGCCCACCGAGAGCAGCCGCCGGGAGGCCAGCGGCAGCAGCCGCAAGCGGCGCACGAGGAGCGAGGCCGCCTGCCGCGACGAGCGCGCCTGTTCCAGCGCCTCGCTTCGCACCTGCCAGCCCGAGGCTCCAGGCACCAGCACCGCGTCCTCCACCAGGCCGTGCAGCACCGCGTTGGCCATGAACGGATTGCCCGAGGACAGCCTCGTCACCAGGGAGAGGGCCTCGGGGGGCAGCGCGCCGGCCATGGACTCCGCGAGGCGTGTCACCTCCTCGGCCCCGAAGGCGCTCAGCCGAAGGTGCGCGGTGGGCACCAGTCCGCGCAGCACATGCGGCGCGGCGAGGTCCTCACCCCGGAAGGCCACGACCAACAGCACGTGTCCCCGACCCTGGTGCCTGGCCCGAGACCAGGTCTCCAGCGCGCGCAGCGTGAGCGCGTCCGCCCATTGGCAATCGTCCAGCATCACGACGGCGGGCGCCTCCGGTGTCCCCAAGGCCCCGAGCAGCTCGGTGAGCGCCCAGATGACGCGGTTCTCTCCCAGCGACTCCGGCCCCAAGGCCCGCGGGGGCAGGCGGAAGGTCGGACACAGCAGGGGCGCCAGCCGCGGCAGCACCGCGCACACGCCTGTCTCCTGTCCCGCGAGGTTGTCGCGCACGGCGCGCGCGAGCTCGGGCCTGGATTGCAGGGCGGGGGTGAGCGTGGTGGCCACGCTCACGACGAGGTGGAACGGATGCCGCGCGACCTGGTCCTGGGCCTGCCCTCGAAGAACCCAGGCGTGGCTCCGGGTGGCGCGCGCCGCGAACTCCTCGAGCAGGCGGCTCTTGCCTCCACCCGACTCGGCCTCCACCAGCACCAGCCGGCCCGGCTCTGTCCTCGCCTGCTCCAGCTCCCGCTCCAGTGTCGTCAGCTCCGGGGCCCGGCCCACGAAGGACGGCTCGGCGAGGCTGTGCCGCATGTCGCGGGCTCCGGTGATGAGCGCGGGTTCGGGGTGTCCGTGCCCGAGCGCGCTCTTCAACTCCATCAAGTCCGCGAGCGCGGAGCGGGCCGACTGGTAGCGGTCCGACGGGTCCGTCTGCAGCAGGCGGGAGATGAGTTCCTCCAACGCGCGGGGGACATCCACGCCCAGGGCGCGGAGCCGGGGCCTCGCGGTGAGGTGCTGGCGGAGCACCTCGCCCACGGAGTCACCCGTGAAGGCGGGGGCTCCAGAGAGGGACTCGAAGAGGACGACCCCCGCGGAGTACAGGTCGGACGTGGCCTCCACGGGCCGGTGGAGCAGGCCGGACTGCTCCGGTGACAGGTAGCGCGCGGTGCCCACCGGCGGGTTCCTCGAGGACGGGTCCAACCGCTCGCTTCTCGCGAGGCCGAAGTCGAGCAGCGTGGCGTGGGAGAGCGGCTCGCCGGAGACGATGAGGTTGGAGGGCTTCACGTCGCGGTGGAGGACACCGTGGTGATGGGCCTCGGCCAGCGCGGACAGCAGGTCGCGCCCCAGGACGAGGGCCTCCGGCACACCGAGCGCGCCGCGCGCCAGGCGGGCCTCCAGCGTCTCGCCTCGAAGCCAGGGCGTCACCAGGTACAGCCACTCGCCCCAAATCCCCAGGTGCCGGACGGGGAGGATGAACGGGCTGTCGAGCTGGGTGAGGACCTCCGCCTCGTGCTCCAGCCGCTGGCGGACCGCCGGAGCCAGCGTGGTGAGGGACGTCACCTTGAGGGCGACGTGTTCGCCGGTGCGCAGGTCCGTGCCTTCCCAGGTCGCGATTCCGCGACCGGCCTTGTGGCGCCGGAGGAGCTCGAAGCGGTGGCCCAGTTGGAGGCCGGGCCGTGGCTCTTCCGGAGTGGCGCCGACGAATTGGAAGCCCCCTGCCATCGTGTGCCCGTCCTTCGAGCAACGTTGGGTCCAGGACGGCGCGCCGCCAAGGGAGGGGGGGCGCGAGCCCCGTCCGGCGAGCGAGGGAGCAAGTCCCCTGCGGGGCAGCCAGGGCGGACGGCGGGGCGGGCGCCTGTTCTTCCGGCACGTCGATGGCACATGCTACGCCGGTGCGGAAAGCACCGCGCTCCCTCTCGACCCGACGAGGACACACCCCATGAAGCTCTCGCAGACGTTCCTGGCCGCGTTCGCGCTGTCGCTGCTGCTTCCCCTGTCCGCCGCGCGCGCCTCCGACTATCCGCCCGACTACCCCATCTGCAGCGTGTACGACTCCGCGACGACGGGGCCCTTCGAGGTCATCCGCCACACGCGCCGGCTCCCCGGCCGTCTGGCCACGCTCACCGTCGCCTACCGCGGCTACCTGCGCGGCCTGTACCCGGACTCCGACATCTCCATCTACATCCAGCTCA from Myxococcus stipitatus carries:
- a CDS encoding protein kinase domain-containing protein, with product MAGGFQFVGATPEEPRPGLQLGHRFELLRRHKAGRGIATWEGTDLRTGEHVALKVTSLTTLAPAVRQRLEHEAEVLTQLDSPFILPVRHLGIWGEWLYLVTPWLRGETLEARLARGALGVPEALVLGRDLLSALAEAHHHGVLHRDVKPSNLIVSGEPLSHATLLDFGLARSERLDPSSRNPPVGTARYLSPEQSGLLHRPVEATSDLYSAGVVLFESLSGAPAFTGDSVGEVLRQHLTARPRLRALGVDVPRALEELISRLLQTDPSDRYQSARSALADLMELKSALGHGHPEPALITGARDMRHSLAEPSFVGRAPELTTLERELEQARTEPGRLVLVEAESGGGKSRLLEEFAARATRSHAWVLRGQAQDQVARHPFHLVVSVATTLTPALQSRPELARAVRDNLAGQETGVCAVLPRLAPLLCPTFRLPPRALGPESLGENRVIWALTELLGALGTPEAPAVVMLDDCQWADALTLRALETWSRARHQGRGHVLLVVAFRGEDLAAPHVLRGLVPTAHLRLSAFGAEEVTRLAESMAGALPPEALSLVTRLSSGNPFMANAVLHGLVEDAVLVPGASGWQVRSEALEQARSSRQAASLLVRRLRLLPLASRRLLSVGAVLGKSFERAQVEALSGASPDEVREALEEPRRRHMLWEEGTRYTFVHDKLREVLLDMLTARQRRDLHRRAASSAARQLPVDPFELAYHFDAAGERAQALPHALMAAELARSRFALESSELNYRIAERGAAGADTSTRFRVAAGLGQVLMLRGQYTEARHQFERALALAGDRMERARILGRLGEVAFKRGDFAKAILALEQGLELMGRRVPRRGLPSTACAAWEVLTQAAHTLAPRWFLARRELKDAEQDLQAVRIYSRLAYGYWYQRARKAVLWAHLRELNLAERYPPTPELAQAYSEHSPAMNTLPWFRRAFTYAEKSLALRQEQNDVWGQGQSLHFYGLACYGASRFHECIDKCSRAIHLLERTGDPWEVNNAAFHMALSLYRLGRLREAQETSQRLHARAVALGDRYSVRLGLEAWAKASDGRIPDALLADELAHPDPADPQSHSGVLQAGALVRLRRGDPAGAVELLEHAARRVTSPHPRRDFLAPILPLLATARRRLAEAASPLAAARREVLLERAEVTARHAHVLARTYRNNLPRALRERGLVAALRGHPRRARRWLEQSRQVAEAQQMRHERALSLEARGELGQALGWPGAAADLAAAKRELEEMESGLSPETTTQAGTRTLSTVDLFPRVLEAGRRLASALSCEAVFDAVRESMRELLRAQDCAVVDPRQADADEAAAAQGLSRDALARVMETGRIIVLGHGLPGGVSESMALRGVRSLLCAPIQVRGKTVACVVATHRQVDALFGEQEERLAAFITVLAGAALENAENFRAEQEAVRRRDDFLSIAAHELKTPLTSLQLHLQGLQSQATSATPLPRERLSARLESANAQTQRLGRLVNDLLDISRISQGPLDVTLGPVDLVALLRSQLERGREAFLRAGCPVRFDAPDHPLIGQWDASRVEQVVASLLSNAMKYGAGKPVEISLREQDGLAWLQVRDHGMGIAEEDLSRIFERFERAVSVRHYGGFGLGLWIAREIVQALGGSIHVESTPGQGATFSVTLPREPTSTTRH